One Spea bombifrons isolate aSpeBom1 chromosome 1, aSpeBom1.2.pri, whole genome shotgun sequence DNA window includes the following coding sequences:
- the MBD2 gene encoding methyl-CpG-binding domain protein 2, producing the protein MEKRRMECPALPPGWKKEEVIRKSGLSAGKSDVYYFSPTGKKFRSKPQLARYLGNTVDLSSFDFRTGKMMPSKLQKNKQRLRNDPLNQNKGKPDLNTTLPIRQTASIFKQPVTKVTNHPCNKVKSDPQRVIEQPRQLFWEKRLEGLSASDTAEQVMKPMELPKGLQGVGPGNNDDTLLAAIASALHTSSAPITGQLSAAVEKNPAVWLNTTQPLCKAFVVTDEDIRKQEERVQHVRKKLEEALMADILAHTAEPSNSTSVDVDSGSD; encoded by the exons ATGGAGAAGCGGAGGATGGAGTGCCCGGCTCTGCCACCGGGCTGGAAGAAGGAGGAGGTCATCAGGAAGTCCGGGCTGAGTGCGGGCAAGAGTGATGTCTACTACTTCAG tcCAACCGGTAAGAAGTTCAGAAGCAAGCCTCAGTTGGCCAGGTACCTGGGGAACACTGTTGACCTCAGCAGTTTTGACTTCAGAACGGGAAAGATGATGCCCAGTAAATTACAGAAGAACAAACAGAGACTAAGAAATGACCCTCTCAATCAAAATAAG GGTAAACCTGACTTGAACACAACTTTGCCTATTCGACAAACCGCGTCGATTTTCAAGCAGCCCGTTACCAAAGTTACCAACCACCCCTGTAACAAAGTGAAGTCCGATCCCCAACGAGTGATCGAGCAGCCACGTCAG CTTTTCTGGGAGAAGAGGCTGGAGGGGCTGTCGGCGTCGGACACCGCAGAACAAGTCATGAAACCGATGGAGCTTCCCAAAGGCTTGCAAG GTGTTGGACCCGGTAATAATGACGATACCCTCCTCGCAGCGATTGCAAGCGCGTTGCACACAAGTTCTGCTCCGATCACAGGCCAGCTCTCTGCCGCCGTGGAAAAGAACCCAGCCGTCTGGTTAAACACGACGCAGCCGCTCTGTAAAGCGTTTGTGGTCACGGATGAGGATATCAG AAAGCAGGAAGAGCGGGTCCAACATGTCCGAAAGAAACTCGAAGAAGCTTTAATGGCTGACATTTTGGCGCACACGGCCGAACCCTCAAACAGCACGAGCGTGGATGTGGACAGCGGTAGCGATTAG